A window of Chengkuizengella sediminis contains these coding sequences:
- a CDS encoding alanyl-tRNA editing protein, with amino-acid sequence MSNKLYYSNPFLKMWETNIKEMNERNNQYIIQLEETAFYPEGGGQPADKGTINGIKVLDVQERNGAIYHTLDELPEGDLLKCEIDWKRRFEHMQHHTGQHLLSAVCIELYDAHTVSFHLGVDTVTIDLNVQHLSKEQLDHIEHQTNLYIYENRPVKTYMVGKEDLSKLPLRKTPEVDEAIRIVEIDDIDTSACCGTHVESTGQIGMIKILKTEKHRGGIRLYFKCGYRALADYDATHQVLMSVGAKLNTNRDTLLARLEQIEQDQKQLQKQLIETKEKLFSSLAEQLINEKNDHLIIQSFDEYNMKDLQLITKTIFSKSESIVLFRSNSEKRLLLAQSSGFSLDCGALFKEHLEQFNGKGGGSKVQAQAMFESDEKLVQFEEFIVNHLLIQTED; translated from the coding sequence ATGTCAAATAAACTTTATTACTCAAATCCATTTTTAAAAATGTGGGAAACAAACATAAAAGAGATGAATGAACGAAACAATCAATACATCATACAATTAGAAGAAACTGCTTTTTATCCTGAAGGTGGTGGACAACCTGCCGATAAAGGAACGATCAATGGGATAAAAGTATTAGATGTACAGGAGAGAAACGGAGCCATTTATCATACCTTGGATGAATTACCTGAAGGAGATCTTTTAAAGTGTGAAATTGATTGGAAACGCCGTTTTGAACACATGCAGCACCATACTGGTCAGCACCTTTTATCAGCGGTATGTATTGAATTGTATGATGCACATACCGTCAGTTTCCATCTTGGAGTAGATACCGTCACGATTGACTTAAATGTTCAACATTTATCCAAAGAACAACTAGATCATATCGAACATCAAACGAATTTATACATTTATGAAAATAGACCTGTAAAAACATATATGGTTGGAAAAGAAGATCTCTCAAAACTTCCATTACGAAAAACTCCTGAGGTAGACGAAGCTATTCGAATTGTAGAAATAGATGATATTGACACGTCTGCCTGCTGTGGAACGCATGTAGAATCAACGGGACAAATAGGAATGATTAAAATCTTAAAAACTGAAAAACACCGTGGCGGAATTCGACTTTACTTTAAGTGTGGGTATAGAGCTTTGGCGGATTATGATGCAACTCATCAAGTATTAATGTCAGTAGGAGCTAAATTAAATACAAATCGAGATACGTTGTTAGCAAGACTTGAGCAAATAGAACAGGATCAAAAACAGCTTCAAAAACAACTTATAGAAACAAAAGAGAAATTATTTTCTTCATTAGCAGAACAACTTATCAATGAAAAAAATGATCATTTGATTATTCAGTCCTTTGACGAATATAACATGAAAGATTTACAACTCATTACAAAAACCATATTTTCTAAAAGTGAAAGTATTGTTCTTTTTAGATCTAATAGTGAAAAGCGATTATTACTAGCACAAAGCAGCGGGTTCTCTTTAGATTGTGGAGCTCTCTTTAAAGAGCATTTAGAACAATTTAATGGTAAGGGCGGAGGAAGTAAGGTTCAGGCGCAAGCGATGTTTGAATCTGATGAGAAATTAGTACAATTCGAGGAGTTTATTGTAAATCATTTGCTTATTCAAACTGAGGATTGA
- a CDS encoding DinB family protein — MTNANEVFGETLVKSLKGERGHIPIERALSDIDYELAGKQIGELPYTIYQLLSHMLYWQRWFLGYLEGEQPVLPKSAMESWPEEDKPTNEEEWNKMIEELLSGVDQACEFAMNTQLDEPLEKWPTEPKAGILRNMASHNSYHLAEIVLIRRIFGAWPPPGGGYPS, encoded by the coding sequence ATGACAAATGCAAACGAAGTTTTTGGAGAAACATTAGTAAAATCGTTAAAGGGAGAACGTGGGCATATTCCAATAGAAAGAGCTTTATCTGATATTGATTATGAGCTTGCAGGTAAACAAATTGGTGAATTACCTTACACGATTTATCAATTATTAAGTCATATGCTGTATTGGCAAAGATGGTTTCTTGGTTATCTTGAAGGAGAGCAACCAGTATTACCTAAATCTGCAATGGAATCCTGGCCTGAGGAAGATAAACCTACCAATGAAGAAGAATGGAATAAAATGATCGAAGAGTTACTGTCAGGGGTAGATCAAGCCTGTGAATTTGCAATGAATACACAATTGGATGAACCTTTAGAAAAATGGCCTACAGAACCGAAAGCAGGGATTTTGAGAAATATGGCTTCACATAACTCATACCATTTAGCAGAAATCGTATTAATTCGTAGAATTTTTGGAGCTTGGCCACCACCAGGTGGGGGATATCCTTCATAA
- a CDS encoding DMT family transporter, with translation MRQNNTLPIMAGLLGAIIVGLSFLFLKNIVNEASALSILSYRFTIAFMAMTVFILFKIVKVNFRNKPVLPLILFSLIQPVLAFSFQTYGMKYATSSEAGIITALLPIFVMVFASLFLKESTSLIQKGSILLSAGGVLYIGFMSGVEGGSNLIGFILILLSVISMAFYSILARKYSEQFSPLELTYAMMGIGMVMFNIILFVSPDKADFSLFLEPNFILSILYLGVFASVVSSFLTNYMIAKMGASRSGVFVNLSTIVSIVAGVFILNEAFYTYHMIGTILIIVGVIGANMKGFNNKSLSNKGNNVIHGIAVKD, from the coding sequence ATGAGACAAAACAATACATTACCGATTATGGCTGGTCTATTAGGAGCTATTATTGTAGGTTTAAGTTTTTTATTTTTAAAAAATATTGTAAACGAAGCTTCAGCATTATCTATATTATCCTATCGTTTTACAATTGCTTTTATGGCAATGACGGTTTTTATTTTATTTAAAATAGTTAAAGTCAACTTTCGAAATAAACCTGTACTTCCGCTTATTTTATTTTCACTCATTCAGCCTGTGCTTGCTTTTTCTTTTCAAACTTATGGCATGAAGTATGCTACATCAAGTGAAGCGGGTATTATCACAGCCTTGCTTCCGATCTTTGTTATGGTATTTGCTTCGTTATTTTTAAAGGAAAGTACGTCGTTGATCCAAAAAGGTTCAATTTTACTTTCAGCAGGTGGTGTATTATATATCGGTTTCATGAGTGGGGTAGAAGGGGGATCAAACCTCATTGGATTCATTCTTATTCTTTTATCCGTTATATCGATGGCATTTTACTCTATTCTTGCTCGCAAATACTCAGAGCAATTTTCCCCCTTAGAGTTGACTTATGCCATGATGGGTATAGGTATGGTCATGTTTAATATTATATTATTTGTGTCTCCTGATAAAGCAGACTTTTCGTTATTTCTTGAACCAAACTTTATTTTATCTATTTTGTATCTAGGGGTTTTTGCATCCGTTGTCTCTTCATTTTTAACAAACTATATGATTGCAAAAATGGGAGCATCTCGATCAGGTGTCTTTGTGAATCTTTCAACAATTGTAAGTATTGTCGCAGGGGTTTTCATATTAAACGAAGCTTTTTACACGTATCATATGATCGGTACAATTTTAATCATTGTTGGGGTTATAGGAGCCAATATGAAAGGTTTTAACAATAAATCCTTGTCCAACAAAGGTAACAACGTAATCCATGGAATTGCTGTAAAAGATTAA
- a CDS encoding arylamine N-acetyltransferase: protein MNIQKTPDWVSQYLKKLHLTIPESPSYEFLELFCKRHLSTLPFENVSKLLDFSDYRTNQYYIPPIEKYVENLFNDFGGTCIVLNPYAQKLLSCIGYDCDLVLLGSGHTAILVKLPEFPAERLYMDFGGAAPIFRPVRFENRKNSSTYGPDEIQILPDDEQEGYYRFTRYRHGNFVNNAWIFNPDNTCSAQDVNEVIKNSFKTDAFFMSKLRVDLFQIKNGRTLSLNNNKLSIRTLDLKETEIKLSSVEEIESVIHKEYSLPKLPVRKAIEVLEGFGIDIFQEK, encoded by the coding sequence ATGAATATACAAAAAACACCAGATTGGGTTTCTCAATATTTAAAAAAGTTGCATTTAACAATACCGGAATCTCCTTCATATGAGTTTCTGGAATTGTTTTGCAAGAGGCATCTTTCTACATTACCTTTTGAAAATGTGAGTAAATTGCTTGATTTTTCTGATTATAGAACAAACCAGTATTACATTCCCCCAATAGAAAAGTATGTAGAGAATTTATTTAATGATTTTGGAGGAACTTGCATCGTATTAAATCCTTATGCTCAAAAATTGTTATCGTGTATAGGATATGATTGTGATCTAGTACTGTTGGGTTCAGGTCATACAGCTATTTTAGTGAAATTACCTGAATTTCCAGCTGAACGATTATATATGGATTTTGGTGGGGCCGCGCCAATTTTTAGACCAGTTAGGTTTGAAAATAGAAAAAATTCTTCAACTTATGGACCAGATGAAATTCAAATACTTCCAGATGACGAACAAGAAGGTTATTATCGTTTTACTAGATATCGTCATGGCAATTTTGTAAATAATGCTTGGATTTTTAATCCAGATAACACTTGTTCTGCTCAAGATGTTAATGAGGTTATAAAGAACTCTTTTAAAACGGATGCTTTTTTTATGTCCAAACTTCGTGTAGATCTATTTCAAATAAAAAATGGGCGAACACTATCTCTAAATAATAATAAACTTTCGATTAGAACTTTAGATTTAAAAGAAACTGAAATAAAGTTGAGCAGCGTTGAGGAAATAGAGAGTGTGATCCATAAAGAATATTCTTTGCCAAAGCTTCCTGTGAGAAAAGCGATTGAAGTATTAGAGGGATTCGGTATAGATATTTTTCAAGAGAAATGA
- a CDS encoding PadR family transcriptional regulator → MQAKDVILGLLKTKDMSGYDIKKKFEEEFSFFFDSSYGSVYPTLKKLEENEYIFKKTLIQEGKPNKHLFSITTKGEELFENYLQSEVKRDNIRSDICMRLYFGEFMDKNQLFNTIDNAISQNKNTIEQLEQMHTKYSVNMSDTQKISLEIGIEYHKSQLNVLLSGIKKLENN, encoded by the coding sequence ATGCAAGCAAAAGATGTGATTTTAGGATTATTAAAAACAAAGGATATGTCTGGTTATGATATTAAAAAAAAATTCGAAGAGGAGTTTTCCTTTTTTTTTGATTCCAGTTATGGCAGCGTGTATCCTACATTAAAAAAACTAGAAGAAAATGAATATATCTTTAAAAAGACCTTAATTCAAGAAGGTAAACCAAATAAGCATTTATTTTCGATCACAACAAAAGGGGAAGAACTTTTTGAGAATTATCTGCAAAGTGAAGTAAAGAGAGATAATATACGCTCTGATATTTGTATGAGACTGTATTTTGGAGAATTTATGGATAAAAACCAATTATTTAATACCATCGATAATGCCATCTCACAAAATAAAAATACGATAGAACAACTTGAACAAATGCACACTAAGTACTCCGTAAATATGTCAGATACACAAAAGATCAGTCTTGAAATCGGCATTGAATATCACAAAAGCCAGTTAAATGTTTTACTAAGTGGCATAAAAAAGTTAGAAAATAATTAA
- a CDS encoding MerR family transcriptional regulator, protein MYKVKEVSSIVGVSVRTLHHYDRIGLLEPETTTPARYRLYTDQNLERLQQILFFKEMDFSLQEIKEILDRADFDRKKALKTHKEVLLKKKNRIEEMIKTVNKTLESIEGGIKMENKEMFNGFDMKEIEEHQVKYADEAKQNYGETYKKTAEKTKNYTKEDWKNITEEANGIYKKLASRMEFAPEDEQTQDTIHEWRQHITKYYYECTVDIFRGLGDMYVSDERFTKNIDKHKQGLAEFMKQAMFVYCDNQTN, encoded by the coding sequence ATGTATAAAGTAAAAGAAGTTTCAAGCATTGTAGGTGTAAGTGTGCGCACACTTCACCACTATGATCGCATTGGACTGCTTGAACCTGAAACAACTACTCCGGCCAGATATCGACTTTATACTGATCAAAACCTCGAAAGACTGCAGCAAATCTTATTTTTTAAGGAAATGGATTTTAGTCTGCAGGAAATTAAAGAGATTTTAGATCGAGCTGACTTTGACAGAAAAAAGGCTCTTAAAACTCACAAAGAAGTGTTATTAAAAAAGAAAAACCGCATCGAGGAAATGATCAAAACGGTGAATAAAACGTTAGAGTCAATTGAAGGAGGAATTAAAATGGAAAACAAAGAGATGTTTAACGGGTTTGACATGAAAGAAATTGAAGAACATCAAGTAAAATATGCTGATGAAGCGAAACAAAATTACGGTGAAACCTATAAAAAAACGGCAGAGAAAACGAAAAATTATACGAAAGAAGATTGGAAAAATATCACTGAAGAAGCAAATGGTATATATAAAAAGTTAGCTTCAAGAATGGAATTTGCTCCTGAGGATGAACAAACTCAAGATACGATACACGAATGGAGACAGCATATTACTAAATATTATTACGAATGTACGGTTGACATCTTCAGAGGACTTGGAGATATGTACGTTTCAGATGAACGATTTACGAAAAACATCGATAAACACAAACAAGGTTTAGCTGAATTTATGAAACAAGCTATGTTTGTCTACTGTGACAATCAGACTAATTGA
- a CDS encoding aldo/keto reductase translates to MKYRRLGKTDLKVSIVGVGTWQFGGEWGETYTAQEAAQILEKAKEVGINLIDTAECYGDHLSESLIGQYLKNEKREDWVVATKFGHKFNGLFERDQVWSADQVIKQLEDSLKALQTDYIDLYQFHSGTDEYFDNDELWTALDKQVQAGKIRHLGISIGSNENIHQTKNATKVNAKAIQVVYNRLDRKPENEVFPSCQEQDLGVLARVPLASGYLSGKYKPGAEFGQTDVRHRHTDRDDRLKIVEEIKQYEVPEKMDMAQWALAWCLKHPAVTTVIPGCKNVKQVESNAAAVQYISDNHPQTWKDEEEEK, encoded by the coding sequence ATGAAATATCGTCGTCTTGGAAAAACGGATTTAAAAGTATCTATTGTTGGAGTAGGGACATGGCAATTTGGTGGCGAATGGGGTGAAACCTATACAGCGCAAGAAGCAGCTCAAATTTTAGAAAAAGCAAAAGAGGTTGGCATCAATCTCATTGATACAGCCGAATGTTATGGTGATCATTTATCGGAATCATTAATTGGACAATATTTAAAAAATGAAAAACGTGAAGATTGGGTTGTGGCCACTAAATTTGGACATAAGTTTAACGGTTTATTTGAACGTGATCAAGTTTGGAGTGCCGATCAGGTCATTAAACAATTGGAAGACTCTTTAAAGGCTCTTCAAACGGATTATATCGATCTGTATCAATTCCACTCTGGTACCGATGAATACTTCGATAATGATGAATTGTGGACAGCTTTAGATAAACAAGTACAAGCGGGAAAAATTCGTCATCTTGGAATTTCTATCGGTAGCAACGAAAACATACATCAAACCAAAAACGCAACGAAAGTAAACGCAAAAGCGATCCAGGTTGTATACAATCGATTAGATCGAAAACCAGAAAATGAGGTTTTCCCTTCTTGTCAAGAACAAGATCTTGGTGTATTAGCTAGAGTCCCATTAGCCAGCGGTTATTTAAGTGGAAAATATAAACCAGGTGCTGAGTTCGGTCAGACAGACGTAAGACATCGACATACAGATCGAGATGACAGGCTAAAAATCGTTGAGGAAATCAAACAATACGAAGTTCCTGAAAAGATGGATATGGCACAGTGGGCATTAGCATGGTGTCTCAAACATCCAGCAGTCACTACTGTTATCCCAGGTTGTAAAAATGTGAAACAGGTTGAGTCCAATGCAGCGGCTGTTCAATACATAAGTGATAATCATCCACAGACTTGGAAGGATGAAGAGGAAGAGAAATAA
- a CDS encoding NAD(P)-binding domain-containing protein produces the protein MSESVKLDVIVIGAGQAGLALGYYLKQSNLSFLLLDQNSQIGETWVKRYDSLILFSPRKYSSLPGFPFPGEPNGYPNKNETADYLKQYQKQFSIPVKLNTKVTQLTKETDRFITVTNDKTYHSKIVVIATGPFQIPFIPKLNDSGLDEQIIQLHSSQYKNPEQLNKGKTLIVGAGNSGAQIAVELHNTHDVYLSTSQKLKFSPHKFAGKSVFWWFETLKIYDVFRSGTKFGEWIKKQPEPIMGTELKELIQHNKVKLTAKTTSINGNEVTFEDGKTLTVDNIIWATGFTQNFEWIKINNVINQKGNPLHKRGVSSVPGLFFIGLPWLHKRPSALLGGVGEDAEYIVSSLKSM, from the coding sequence GTGAGTGAATCAGTAAAACTCGATGTCATAGTCATAGGAGCGGGACAAGCAGGTTTAGCTTTAGGCTATTATTTAAAGCAATCAAATCTATCTTTTTTATTATTAGATCAAAATTCACAAATAGGAGAAACATGGGTTAAACGTTACGATTCGTTAATCTTATTTTCACCTAGAAAATATAGTAGTTTACCCGGTTTCCCATTTCCAGGAGAACCTAATGGATACCCTAACAAAAATGAAACCGCAGATTATTTAAAACAATATCAAAAACAATTTTCCATCCCTGTTAAACTGAATACCAAGGTTACACAATTAACAAAGGAAACCGATCGATTTATTACTGTAACAAATGATAAAACATATCATTCAAAAATAGTTGTCATTGCAACAGGGCCATTTCAAATTCCTTTTATCCCTAAATTAAATGATTCAGGATTGGATGAACAAATCATACAATTACACTCCTCACAATATAAAAATCCAGAGCAACTTAACAAAGGGAAAACATTAATAGTAGGAGCAGGGAACTCTGGAGCACAAATTGCTGTAGAACTTCATAACACACATGATGTATATCTCTCAACTAGTCAAAAATTAAAATTTTCACCACATAAGTTTGCAGGTAAGAGTGTCTTTTGGTGGTTTGAAACACTCAAAATCTATGATGTATTTCGTTCAGGAACAAAGTTTGGAGAATGGATCAAAAAACAACCTGAACCCATCATGGGGACTGAATTAAAAGAACTTATTCAACATAATAAAGTGAAACTGACTGCAAAAACAACATCTATAAACGGAAATGAGGTTACATTTGAAGATGGAAAAACATTAACTGTAGATAATATCATTTGGGCAACAGGTTTTACACAGAACTTCGAATGGATTAAAATAAATAATGTAATTAACCAAAAAGGAAACCCACTGCACAAAAGAGGAGTTTCTTCAGTTCCAGGGTTGTTTTTTATTGGGTTACCTTGGTTACATAAAAGACCTTCTGCCCTCCTTGGAGGAGTGGGAGAAGATGCAGAATATATCGTGAGTAGTCTAAAAAGTATGTAA
- the pheS gene encoding phenylalanine--tRNA ligase subunit alpha, translated as MKEQLEALKLEALKELENVNDSKSLNDLRVKYLGKKGPLTEILRGMGKLSNEERPVIGQVANEVRSAIGNGIQLKQDQISQRELENRLKEETIDITLPGRKPSQGAIHPLNKVIQDIEDIFVGMGYTVEEGPEVEQDYYNFEALNLPKDHPARDMQDTFYLTEELLMRTHTSPVQIRTMEAKKGEVPVKIICPGRVYRRDDDDATHSHVFTQIEGLVIDKNVRMSDLKGTLLQFVQEMYGKDTQIRLRPSFFPFTEPSAEVDITCASCKGEGCRICKQTGWIEILGSGMVHPRVLEMAGYDPNEYSGFAFGMGVERIAMLKYGIDDIRHFFTNDLRFLNQFVRI; from the coding sequence ATGAAAGAACAATTAGAAGCGTTAAAGCTGGAAGCTCTAAAGGAGCTAGAAAATGTTAATGACAGTAAATCACTAAATGATTTAAGAGTGAAATACCTAGGGAAAAAAGGACCATTAACTGAGATTTTAAGAGGCATGGGTAAACTCTCGAATGAGGAGAGACCCGTGATCGGGCAAGTTGCCAATGAAGTTCGTTCAGCGATTGGGAATGGAATTCAGTTGAAGCAAGATCAAATTTCACAAAGAGAATTAGAAAATCGATTAAAAGAAGAAACGATTGATATCACTTTACCAGGAAGAAAGCCATCTCAAGGAGCCATTCATCCACTTAATAAAGTGATTCAAGATATTGAAGATATTTTCGTTGGTATGGGATATACCGTTGAAGAAGGACCAGAGGTCGAACAGGATTATTATAATTTTGAAGCTTTAAACTTACCAAAAGACCATCCAGCTAGAGATATGCAAGATACTTTTTATCTTACAGAAGAGCTTTTAATGAGAACTCATACTTCTCCAGTACAGATCAGAACGATGGAAGCGAAAAAAGGGGAAGTTCCAGTAAAAATTATTTGTCCGGGTCGAGTGTATCGAAGAGACGATGATGATGCAACTCACTCTCACGTTTTCACTCAAATCGAAGGATTAGTCATTGATAAAAACGTTAGAATGAGTGATCTAAAAGGTACGTTGTTACAGTTCGTACAAGAGATGTACGGCAAAGATACACAAATTCGTTTACGTCCAAGTTTTTTCCCATTTACGGAACCAAGTGCAGAGGTGGATATTACTTGTGCAAGTTGTAAAGGTGAAGGGTGTCGTATTTGTAAACAAACAGGCTGGATCGAGATATTAGGATCAGGCATGGTTCATCCTCGTGTATTGGAGATGGCAGGTTATGATCCAAATGAATATAGTGGTTTTGCATTTGGAATGGGTGTAGAAAGAATAGCAATGTTGAAATATGGCATAGATGATATCCGTCATTTCTTTACGAATGACTTACGTTTCTTAAATCAATTTGTTCGAATATAG
- the pheT gene encoding phenylalanine--tRNA ligase subunit beta, which yields MKVSYQWLAEYVDVSGYTASDLAEKLTRSGVEVDVVEKLNKGITDVVVGYVKTCEKHPNADKLSLCTVDVGQEEALQIICGAKNIAAGQKVPVAVPGAVLPGNFKIKKAKLRGVESYGMICSAKELGMNDRLLPKEIQEGILVLPVDTNVGEDILEVLGLNDEVLELELTPNRSDCLSMAGTAYEVGAILGREIKLPATEVSSSNTKASEKISVKNLSPEHCHHYSARYIEEVSIQPSPLWMQNRLMAAGIRPINNIVDITNYVMLEYGQPLHAFDADQLNEGHIEVRLAKKDEKMTTLDNEERTLDDHMLLITDGTKPVAIAGVMGGSNSEVQAQTKNILLESAKFSGSAVRITSKKLGLRSESSLRFEKEVNPGNVTVALNRAAALLSQYANGKVADGIVEELSTQNPAVNIQISLQKVNDYLGTDLTKQDVLNVFDRLQFSYTEADENEVIVHIPTRRGDITRDVDLIEEVARLHGYDHIPTSLMVGTTTPGSLSKEQKIRRAIRRILTDEGLYETVNYSFTHPSQIKLFQGMYAQTKPISLAMPMSEDRSTLRTSLIPHLLDVASYNKNRNQSDVHIFEIGNVFLTEEQSLSRQPEEKELLSILLTGKREAANWSVQENNVDFYDLKGHIETLFEVIGISGLQFVSTSPDGFHPGRTASIQIKTEDKVIELGSLGQLHPSIQQEKDLDEVYILEITLEEVYKLANFDIHYTTLPKYPAIGRDIAVVVDRSLQIGEIVNSIKETAKELLESVQVFDIYTGEKVDSNKKSVALSLVYRHLERTLTDEEVTDLHGKVVEEIGKSFHAELRK from the coding sequence ATGAAAGTATCTTATCAATGGTTAGCTGAATATGTGGATGTATCAGGATATACGGCTTCAGATTTAGCGGAAAAATTAACACGCAGCGGAGTAGAAGTTGATGTTGTTGAAAAGTTAAATAAAGGGATTACAGATGTAGTTGTCGGATATGTAAAAACGTGTGAAAAACATCCGAATGCAGATAAATTAAGTTTATGTACTGTAGATGTTGGTCAAGAAGAGGCTCTTCAAATTATTTGCGGAGCGAAAAATATCGCAGCGGGTCAAAAGGTTCCAGTTGCTGTACCAGGTGCTGTATTACCAGGGAATTTTAAAATCAAAAAAGCGAAACTTCGCGGTGTAGAATCTTATGGTATGATCTGTTCTGCTAAAGAATTAGGCATGAACGATCGATTGTTGCCTAAAGAAATTCAAGAAGGCATTTTAGTCCTTCCGGTAGATACAAATGTAGGTGAAGATATATTAGAAGTGCTTGGTTTAAATGACGAAGTATTAGAGCTTGAGCTTACACCTAACCGCTCTGATTGTCTAAGTATGGCGGGTACAGCTTATGAAGTTGGGGCTATTTTAGGACGAGAAATAAAACTGCCTGCAACAGAAGTTAGCTCTTCTAATACAAAAGCATCTGAAAAAATCAGTGTGAAAAATTTGAGCCCTGAACATTGTCATCATTATTCTGCGAGATATATTGAGGAAGTTTCAATCCAGCCAAGTCCTTTATGGATGCAAAACCGATTAATGGCTGCAGGAATTCGCCCGATCAACAATATTGTGGATATTACGAACTATGTGATGTTAGAGTATGGTCAACCATTACATGCATTTGATGCAGACCAATTAAACGAGGGTCATATTGAAGTGCGTTTAGCAAAAAAAGATGAAAAAATGACCACTTTAGATAATGAAGAAAGAACATTAGATGATCATATGTTACTAATTACAGATGGCACAAAACCTGTTGCTATTGCTGGTGTGATGGGTGGTTCCAATTCAGAAGTTCAAGCGCAAACAAAAAATATCTTACTTGAATCAGCTAAGTTCTCAGGAAGTGCTGTTCGTATCACTTCTAAAAAACTTGGATTAAGATCCGAATCAAGTCTTCGATTTGAAAAAGAAGTGAACCCAGGAAATGTTACAGTTGCCTTAAATCGAGCTGCTGCACTTTTATCACAATATGCGAATGGAAAAGTGGCAGATGGAATTGTAGAGGAACTTTCAACACAAAATCCTGCAGTTAACATTCAAATAAGCTTGCAAAAAGTAAATGATTATTTGGGTACAGACTTAACTAAGCAGGATGTATTAAATGTGTTTGATCGATTACAATTTTCTTATACAGAAGCGGATGAAAATGAAGTGATTGTTCATATACCAACTCGACGTGGAGATATTACAAGAGATGTGGATTTAATTGAAGAAGTAGCACGTTTACATGGGTATGATCATATTCCAACGAGCTTAATGGTTGGAACAACAACACCAGGTTCACTATCTAAAGAACAAAAGATTAGAAGAGCAATCCGTCGAATTTTAACAGATGAAGGTTTGTACGAGACAGTGAACTATTCTTTTACACATCCTAGTCAAATTAAACTATTCCAAGGTATGTATGCTCAAACAAAGCCCATTTCATTAGCAATGCCGATGAGTGAAGATAGAAGTACTTTGAGAACAAGTTTAATACCTCATCTTTTGGATGTAGCATCTTATAATAAAAATAGAAATCAATCTGATGTTCATATTTTTGAAATTGGAAATGTATTTCTTACGGAAGAACAATCTTTATCTAGACAACCTGAAGAAAAAGAACTTCTATCTATATTGCTCACAGGTAAAAGAGAAGCTGCAAATTGGTCTGTACAAGAAAATAACGTAGATTTTTATGACTTAAAAGGTCACATTGAAACTTTATTTGAGGTTATTGGAATTTCGGGTTTACAATTTGTTTCGACTAGTCCGGATGGTTTCCACCCTGGTAGAACGGCTTCCATCCAAATCAAAACGGAAGATAAAGTGATTGAACTTGGATCGTTGGGACAGTTGCATCCTTCTATACAACAAGAAAAAGATTTAGACGAAGTCTATATTTTAGAAATCACGTTAGAAGAAGTTTATAAACTTGCTAATTTTGATATCCATTATACTACGTTACCAAAATATCCGGCGATTGGAAGAGATATTGCAGTTGTTGTAGATCGATCCTTACAAATTGGAGAAATTGTAAATTCGATCAAAGAAACAGCGAAGGAGTTGCTTGAATCCGTTCAAGTTTTCGATATCTATACAGGAGAAAAAGTGGATAGCAATAAAAAAAGCGTGGCGTTATCCTTAGTTTATAGACATTTAGAACGTACATTAACAGATGAAGAAGTTACGGACCTACATGGTAAAGTAGTTGAAGAAATTGGAAAATCTTTTCATGCAGAATTAAGGAAATAA